A part of Myxococcus fulvus genomic DNA contains:
- the def gene encoding peptide deformylase → MAREIVIWPNKVLTSPTKPVTDFGPALQTLLEQMAESMKEAEGIGIAANQVGEPLRVALVGREDGTSFEIVNPQVLEKKEPVKLEEGCLSVPREWEKCPRFHKVKVRYQDRTGEWHEMEAEGRIAHILQHEIDHLDGHVFVDHLSSLKRTLILDKMKKLQKSKARQKES, encoded by the coding sequence ATGGCTCGCGAAATCGTTATCTGGCCCAACAAGGTCCTGACCTCCCCCACGAAGCCCGTGACGGACTTCGGTCCCGCCCTCCAGACGCTCCTGGAGCAGATGGCCGAGTCCATGAAGGAAGCCGAGGGCATCGGCATCGCCGCCAACCAGGTGGGAGAGCCTCTTCGGGTGGCGCTGGTGGGGCGGGAGGACGGGACGTCCTTCGAAATCGTCAATCCCCAGGTGCTGGAGAAGAAGGAGCCGGTGAAGCTGGAGGAGGGCTGCCTCTCGGTCCCCCGGGAGTGGGAGAAGTGTCCGCGCTTCCACAAGGTGAAGGTCCGCTATCAGGACCGGACGGGGGAGTGGCACGAGATGGAGGCGGAGGGGCGCATCGCCCACATCCTTCAGCACGAAATCGACCACCTGGATGGCCACGTCTTCGTGGACCACCTGTCCTCGCTGAAGCGCACGCTCATCCTGGACAAGATGAAGAAGCTCCAGAAGTCGAAGGCCCGTCAGAAGGAGAGCTGA
- a CDS encoding nuclear transport factor 2 family protein, with protein sequence MHPHAQLLNDFYSAFQRRDAQAMNACYHPDVEFTDEVFVGLRHAGTTSMWSMLCERGKDLELTFRDIQADDRSGRAHWDATYTFSTTGRKVLNRIDAEFEFRDGKIVRHRDHFDFWAWSRQALGPAGLVLGWTPLLRNQVRAQARKTLDKYMRERGTAAP encoded by the coding sequence ATGCACCCGCACGCTCAGCTCCTCAACGACTTCTACTCGGCGTTCCAGCGCCGCGACGCCCAGGCCATGAACGCCTGCTACCACCCGGATGTGGAGTTCACCGACGAGGTCTTCGTCGGACTGCGCCACGCGGGCACCACGTCCATGTGGAGCATGCTCTGCGAGCGGGGCAAGGACCTGGAGCTCACCTTCCGCGACATCCAGGCCGATGACCGCTCCGGCCGCGCCCACTGGGACGCGACCTACACCTTCTCCACCACCGGCCGGAAGGTCCTCAACCGCATCGACGCGGAGTTCGAGTTCCGCGACGGCAAGATTGTCCGCCACCGCGACCACTTCGACTTCTGGGCCTGGTCACGACAGGCGCTCGGCCCCGCGGGACTGGTGCTCGGCTGGACGCCCCTCCTGCGAAACCAGGTCCGCGCCCAGGCCCGGAAGACGCTCGACAAGTACATGCGCGAGCGCGGCACCGCCGCTCCCTGA
- a CDS encoding MarR family winged helix-turn-helix transcriptional regulator, protein MKRLRFVLEVHRATHRIGLFLEGAVPPLGLSQGEAHLLAYLLEAGDTSLSELHAAFGHKRSTLTSYMDRLEAKRLVKREARPEDRRSFQVSLTGPGQTLATRVHRRLEALEAVVLGQLGEEDVESLRTGLEAIAEVDRKDHPSESPKRRRTRTRST, encoded by the coding sequence ATGAAGCGGCTCAGATTCGTTCTCGAGGTGCACCGGGCCACGCATCGCATCGGCCTGTTCCTGGAGGGGGCGGTGCCTCCGCTGGGGCTCTCGCAGGGGGAGGCCCACCTGCTGGCGTACCTGTTGGAGGCGGGGGACACGTCGTTGAGCGAGCTGCACGCGGCCTTCGGGCACAAGCGCTCCACGCTGACCAGCTACATGGACCGGTTGGAGGCGAAGCGGCTGGTGAAGCGGGAGGCGCGGCCGGAGGACCGGCGCTCGTTCCAGGTCTCCCTGACGGGGCCGGGGCAGACGTTGGCGACGCGGGTGCACCGGCGTTTGGAGGCCTTGGAGGCGGTGGTGCTGGGGCAGCTGGGAGAGGAGGACGTGGAGAGTCTGAGGACGGGGCTCGAGGCCATCGCCGAGGTGGACCGGAAGGATCACCCGTCCGAGAGCCCGAAGCGAAGGCGGACGAGGACCCGGTCGACATGA